From one Thunnus maccoyii chromosome 6, fThuMac1.1, whole genome shotgun sequence genomic stretch:
- the zgc:153184 gene encoding capZ-interacting protein isoform X3, which yields MEKDSPSKPSVAELAGRFKGHILPMPTSNDELPFCRRPPCSLKLSNQKDDNEESDKTSVSPKPFKIKMKNSPIIEKLQANLALSPTALVPSPKSSEVKLQPAPLSPTTPCSPPTPLSPTLRPSQQSSEEEDPVSFDSPPEGAPLPSINKTRARLSFKRRPPTRQHRRSAGEEAGAFKSGLSLCELHSPKENGDRDLVLDSPEEEAEYGQLTSLKEAEEKDRDCEKTEKEVAKNDPDDREDPEEEQAAEQAQTLEQEQQPLEPCPAEQTEGDFEKEEEQEEMPRRTKEEIKGCEL from the exons AAGGATTCTCCATCCAAGCCATCTGTGGCTGAGCTCGCTGGAAGGTTCAAAGGTCATATTCTACCGATGCCCACCTCAAATGACGAG TTGCCATTTTGTAGAAGACCTCCGTGTTCCCTGAAGCTGTCAAACCAAAAAGATGATAATGAAGAATCAGAT AAAACCAGCGTCTCTCCAAAACcctttaaaatcaaaatgaagAACTCACCCATCATTGAGAAACTGCAG GCCAACCTTGCTCTGTCCCCCACCGCTCTGGTGCCTTCGCCCAAGAGTTCCGAGGTGAAGCTGCAGCCGGCGCCGCTGTCTCCCACCACACCTTGCAGCCCGCCGACCCCACTGAGTCCCACCCTGCGGCCCTCACAGCAGTCCAGTGAAGAGGAGGATCCTGTCAGCTTCGACAGCCCTCCTGAAGGCGCCCCGCTGCCTAGCATCAATAAG ACTCGTGCACGGCTATCATTCAAGAGGCGCCCGCCCACAAGACAGCACAGGAGGTCAGCTGGAGAGGAGGCGGGAGCCTTCAAGAGTGGCCTGTCCCTATGTGAACTGCACAGCCCAAAAGAAAATGGGGACAGGGACCTGGTTTTAGACAGCCCAGAAGAGGAAGCCGAATATGGCCAGCTGACCAGTCTGAAAGAAGCTGAGGAGAAGGACAGGGACtgtgaaaagacagagaaagaggtaGCAAAGAATGATCCAGATGACAGGGAAGATCCGGAGGAGGAGCAGGCAGCAGAACAAGCCCAGACTTTGGAGCAGGAACAGCAGCCTTTGGAGCCTTGTCCTGCTGAGCAGACAGAGGGTGACTTTgagaaagaagaggagcaggaggagatgCCAAGACGCACCAAGGAGGAAATTAAAGGGTGTGAACTGTGA
- the zgc:153184 gene encoding capZ-interacting protein isoform X1, with translation MEWEACPSLSTQFSCRVSSQKDSPSKPSVAELAGRFKGHILPMPTSNDELPFCRRPPCSLKLSNQKDDNEESDKTSVSPKPFKIKMKNSPIIEKLQANLALSPTALVPSPKSSEVKLQPAPLSPTTPCSPPTPLSPTLRPSQQSSEEEDPVSFDSPPEGAPLPSINKTRARLSFKRRPPTRQHRRSAGEEAGAFKSGLSLCELHSPKENGDRDLVLDSPEEEAEYGQLTSLKEAEEKDRDCEKTEKEVAKNDPDDREDPEEEQAAEQAQTLEQEQQPLEPCPAEQTEGDFEKEEEQEEMPRRTKEEIKGCEL, from the exons AAGGATTCTCCATCCAAGCCATCTGTGGCTGAGCTCGCTGGAAGGTTCAAAGGTCATATTCTACCGATGCCCACCTCAAATGACGAG TTGCCATTTTGTAGAAGACCTCCGTGTTCCCTGAAGCTGTCAAACCAAAAAGATGATAATGAAGAATCAGAT AAAACCAGCGTCTCTCCAAAACcctttaaaatcaaaatgaagAACTCACCCATCATTGAGAAACTGCAG GCCAACCTTGCTCTGTCCCCCACCGCTCTGGTGCCTTCGCCCAAGAGTTCCGAGGTGAAGCTGCAGCCGGCGCCGCTGTCTCCCACCACACCTTGCAGCCCGCCGACCCCACTGAGTCCCACCCTGCGGCCCTCACAGCAGTCCAGTGAAGAGGAGGATCCTGTCAGCTTCGACAGCCCTCCTGAAGGCGCCCCGCTGCCTAGCATCAATAAG ACTCGTGCACGGCTATCATTCAAGAGGCGCCCGCCCACAAGACAGCACAGGAGGTCAGCTGGAGAGGAGGCGGGAGCCTTCAAGAGTGGCCTGTCCCTATGTGAACTGCACAGCCCAAAAGAAAATGGGGACAGGGACCTGGTTTTAGACAGCCCAGAAGAGGAAGCCGAATATGGCCAGCTGACCAGTCTGAAAGAAGCTGAGGAGAAGGACAGGGACtgtgaaaagacagagaaagaggtaGCAAAGAATGATCCAGATGACAGGGAAGATCCGGAGGAGGAGCAGGCAGCAGAACAAGCCCAGACTTTGGAGCAGGAACAGCAGCCTTTGGAGCCTTGTCCTGCTGAGCAGACAGAGGGTGACTTTgagaaagaagaggagcaggaggagatgCCAAGACGCACCAAGGAGGAAATTAAAGGGTGTGAACTGTGA
- the zgc:153184 gene encoding capZ-interacting protein isoform X4 — translation MEDSPSKPSVAELAGRFKGHILPMPTSNDELPFCRRPPCSLKLSNQKDDNEESDKTSVSPKPFKIKMKNSPIIEKLQANLALSPTALVPSPKSSEVKLQPAPLSPTTPCSPPTPLSPTLRPSQQSSEEEDPVSFDSPPEGAPLPSINKTRARLSFKRRPPTRQHRRSAGEEAGAFKSGLSLCELHSPKENGDRDLVLDSPEEEAEYGQLTSLKEAEEKDRDCEKTEKEVAKNDPDDREDPEEEQAAEQAQTLEQEQQPLEPCPAEQTEGDFEKEEEQEEMPRRTKEEIKGCEL, via the exons GATTCTCCATCCAAGCCATCTGTGGCTGAGCTCGCTGGAAGGTTCAAAGGTCATATTCTACCGATGCCCACCTCAAATGACGAG TTGCCATTTTGTAGAAGACCTCCGTGTTCCCTGAAGCTGTCAAACCAAAAAGATGATAATGAAGAATCAGAT AAAACCAGCGTCTCTCCAAAACcctttaaaatcaaaatgaagAACTCACCCATCATTGAGAAACTGCAG GCCAACCTTGCTCTGTCCCCCACCGCTCTGGTGCCTTCGCCCAAGAGTTCCGAGGTGAAGCTGCAGCCGGCGCCGCTGTCTCCCACCACACCTTGCAGCCCGCCGACCCCACTGAGTCCCACCCTGCGGCCCTCACAGCAGTCCAGTGAAGAGGAGGATCCTGTCAGCTTCGACAGCCCTCCTGAAGGCGCCCCGCTGCCTAGCATCAATAAG ACTCGTGCACGGCTATCATTCAAGAGGCGCCCGCCCACAAGACAGCACAGGAGGTCAGCTGGAGAGGAGGCGGGAGCCTTCAAGAGTGGCCTGTCCCTATGTGAACTGCACAGCCCAAAAGAAAATGGGGACAGGGACCTGGTTTTAGACAGCCCAGAAGAGGAAGCCGAATATGGCCAGCTGACCAGTCTGAAAGAAGCTGAGGAGAAGGACAGGGACtgtgaaaagacagagaaagaggtaGCAAAGAATGATCCAGATGACAGGGAAGATCCGGAGGAGGAGCAGGCAGCAGAACAAGCCCAGACTTTGGAGCAGGAACAGCAGCCTTTGGAGCCTTGTCCTGCTGAGCAGACAGAGGGTGACTTTgagaaagaagaggagcaggaggagatgCCAAGACGCACCAAGGAGGAAATTAAAGGGTGTGAACTGTGA
- the zgc:153184 gene encoding capZ-interacting protein isoform X2, protein MEWEACPSLSTQFSCRVSSQDSPSKPSVAELAGRFKGHILPMPTSNDELPFCRRPPCSLKLSNQKDDNEESDKTSVSPKPFKIKMKNSPIIEKLQANLALSPTALVPSPKSSEVKLQPAPLSPTTPCSPPTPLSPTLRPSQQSSEEEDPVSFDSPPEGAPLPSINKTRARLSFKRRPPTRQHRRSAGEEAGAFKSGLSLCELHSPKENGDRDLVLDSPEEEAEYGQLTSLKEAEEKDRDCEKTEKEVAKNDPDDREDPEEEQAAEQAQTLEQEQQPLEPCPAEQTEGDFEKEEEQEEMPRRTKEEIKGCEL, encoded by the exons GATTCTCCATCCAAGCCATCTGTGGCTGAGCTCGCTGGAAGGTTCAAAGGTCATATTCTACCGATGCCCACCTCAAATGACGAG TTGCCATTTTGTAGAAGACCTCCGTGTTCCCTGAAGCTGTCAAACCAAAAAGATGATAATGAAGAATCAGAT AAAACCAGCGTCTCTCCAAAACcctttaaaatcaaaatgaagAACTCACCCATCATTGAGAAACTGCAG GCCAACCTTGCTCTGTCCCCCACCGCTCTGGTGCCTTCGCCCAAGAGTTCCGAGGTGAAGCTGCAGCCGGCGCCGCTGTCTCCCACCACACCTTGCAGCCCGCCGACCCCACTGAGTCCCACCCTGCGGCCCTCACAGCAGTCCAGTGAAGAGGAGGATCCTGTCAGCTTCGACAGCCCTCCTGAAGGCGCCCCGCTGCCTAGCATCAATAAG ACTCGTGCACGGCTATCATTCAAGAGGCGCCCGCCCACAAGACAGCACAGGAGGTCAGCTGGAGAGGAGGCGGGAGCCTTCAAGAGTGGCCTGTCCCTATGTGAACTGCACAGCCCAAAAGAAAATGGGGACAGGGACCTGGTTTTAGACAGCCCAGAAGAGGAAGCCGAATATGGCCAGCTGACCAGTCTGAAAGAAGCTGAGGAGAAGGACAGGGACtgtgaaaagacagagaaagaggtaGCAAAGAATGATCCAGATGACAGGGAAGATCCGGAGGAGGAGCAGGCAGCAGAACAAGCCCAGACTTTGGAGCAGGAACAGCAGCCTTTGGAGCCTTGTCCTGCTGAGCAGACAGAGGGTGACTTTgagaaagaagaggagcaggaggagatgCCAAGACGCACCAAGGAGGAAATTAAAGGGTGTGAACTGTGA